The Xenopus tropicalis strain Nigerian chromosome 1, UCB_Xtro_10.0, whole genome shotgun sequence DNA segment agaaaaaaactatttaactAACAAACTATCTCAGTATTTTAATCCATAATCTGCATGCATTTACTTTACATATGAACAACACCACATTCCCATAAAAAGAGTGGCTAACtgaacaccagtttttttttcagaactCATAATAAAGATGAGGAATTCTGCACACCACAAGTGTTCTTTAATTATtggacattttttataaataatgtagcACTCCTTACTTTATTCATTGTCACTTCTAATAAGGTATTTACACATGCCCCCAAACACCTCTCTACCCCAGTGTATCCTTATTGTCCCCCAACAATTTCTTCCTATTCTAATGTTCTTTCCTTTTGCCTTCAGTGCACAAGTTAACCATTTTATATTACTCTTGCACCACATTTGAGAGATCTGCcctacaaaaattaaattaaggGGTTTGCATCAGACTGAAAATTTGGGTTTAAATTTAagttttgtgggttttttgtaAACAATccataaatactgactgtcttaTTCTCAGTTGAAAAGCATGACAATTGTGGCaataagtgaaataataaaaatgacattttaaattaattaattttttattcctCCTGGCCTCTTATGCAAGAACTGGCCACTGCTCTTGAATAAAATATCAACAAAAGATTTGCACTTTGCAGAAATTAAACTTTGGTGTGCTAAAGTAAAATGTCTTATATAAGTGGCCAAAATGCATTTATGCTACTTTTAAAAAGGGCCACTTTAAGGCACTGACAGGCCTAGTTCCCAGTCCTATTTATGGGCTCCTCAAAAACAAATGTGTTCTTTACTACACTCATCCTAGTGTACAAATATGTTTTTCTAATGCTGTTTTAATATGATTGATCCAATCCATAGAAGTAATTGTGCATTTTGCCTGACCTGTCGGTGCAGGGGGTATAAATTAGGGAGACAGAGTTCAGTCAGGTCTCAGCTTCCTGTTTATGGTTTGAGATGCTGCATTAAAAAGGTATTGCTAATGGAAGAGCTGATGGTAGACCCCCTTGTGGTTGGCATGGGCACATTACCCTCTAGCTCTTAAAAAGGCACAGAACTTCTTGGTACTTTTGTGCACAGAAGCTCATTGCCATCTTGTACCAGGTCTAAGTTCTATTTTGTCCCACATTCAAAACCAGTCTGTTGGCGGTGGCATGtcggtggcatgctgcccctaaagtAAGGGTCGGCCCATTTTTCtcaattaatttatatttacttATCTGTTAAATGATGATGACATATGAGCTCTGAATTCAGGATTTAGTGTGGGATTTGCCCACACTTTCGTCCAAATCTATGTGCCTGgcaaaactgaatccaaatccttaaaatcccttgactttttgtcacgtaaagaCAGCTCTCTGCACACGGTAATTGCTTTAACAGATTAAAGGGTAGGCAGACTCAATCAAAAGtaatcagaagaaaaaggcaattcAAGATCAAGAAGTAAGAAACTGAACCAGGATATCTTTAAATAGCAGCAGCCAATAGAGTCAAGTGAAGGCTGGGCAAGAACAAGTTAACATAAACATGGTGTACCAGCTGTACTTTTAAAACACAAATGCTATGCTGAAAATACAGTATCAGATACAGTAACAGGTGTGTAATTGGCAgatagggggtacatttttggAACAATGAATTATTTCATTAGAGAACAAATAAAGATGACAAATGAGTGACGGCAAACTGTAGTTCATACTATAACAGTCCATAACAAATATAACAGAATCAAAGGTCAGAGCTGGCATAAAGTTGAGACACAGATACAAATCAATCATCATACAGGACTGGAGCTAATCTGTATAAAATATGTAGGCCAAGTGTTATTGCATTTTATATAGAAAGGTTTTAGTCACTACTGTTTTTATTGCTCCTTTTAACTCCTTGTTCCTCAGACTGTATATAATAGGATTTATCATTGGAacaaaaattgtataaaatactGCGCTTATTTTGTCTTGTTGAAAAGCAGAATTGGCTGATGCAGGTCGCAGGTACACAGATGTTCCAGTCAGGTAAAACAAGCAGACTGCCATTAGGTGGGAAACACAGGTGGAGAATGTTTTCTTACGCCCTTTGGCAGATGGGATCCTCATTACGGTTCTTACAATATGAACATAAGAGATTACTATTAATGGAAAACATGGCAAAATCAAAACAGCACCTACCACAAAAATCAAAATTTCATTTAATTTAGTATTGGAGCAGGAAATCTTCAACAGCGGTGGAatgtcacagaaaaaatggtcaaTCACATTTGATCTGCAGAATTTCAGTGTAAAGGTGTTTGCAGTGTGAATAGTAGAATAGGTGAACCCAATCATCCAGGAAGTTGCTGCAAGCTGTAAACAGAGCCGTCTGTTCATAATAACTGTGTAGCGTAAAGGGTTACAAATAGCAACATATCGGTCATAAGACATGGCAACTAAAAGAAAAGACTCTGTCGCTGCCATGCTAAGAAAGATGTACATCTGAACCACACAACCACCAAAGGAAATTCTCTTCCACTGTTTGAGAGAGTTTCCCAGCATATTGGGAACTGTGGTAGAAATATAGCATACATCAAGAATTcccaaatttaaaataaaaaagtacattggtGTCCTTAGATTAGGAACATGTATTATGATCAATATAATCATCGCATTTCCTACTGTTGCAACCAGGTAAGTAAATAGAA contains these protein-coding regions:
- the LOC100486623 gene encoding olfactory receptor 5I1 translates to MEFILTDFSEEPILQILSFVLFLFTYLVATVGNAMIILIIIHVPNLRTPMYFFILNLGILDVCYISTTVPNMLGNSLKQWKRISFGGCVVQMYIFLSMAATESFLLVAMSYDRYVAICNPLRYTVIMNRRLCLQLAATSWMIGFTYSTIHTANTFTLKFCRSNVIDHFFCDIPPLLKISCSNTKLNEILIFVVGAVLILPCFPLIVISYVHIVRTVMRIPSAKGRKKTFSTCVSHLMAVCLFYLTGTSVYLRPASANSAFQQDKISAVFYTIFVPMINPIIYSLRNKELKGAIKTVVTKTFLYKMQ